The Microbulbifer sp. YPW1 genome contains a region encoding:
- a CDS encoding SIS domain-containing protein — translation MGSLAKIRAMRDSMSNHERRIADFLLDNVEIVRSHSSKSLAEQVGVSQSSVVKFSQKLGYRGYSDFKLSLSESVARSAMLPQAIHGDIASDDDLATVARKLISRKNIALNETVMANSEESLVRSAQALRKAKRILLFGVGASSLVARDVAYKLMKLGKSVLIESDTHVQVANAATLGKGDLVFAISESGLTQDVVRVAQAGAAQGADVLSLTRFTRNPLTELATHSLYCVANESEARSSSILARTAQFMITDLLFILISQKDAKANELFERSRQAVEVLRST, via the coding sequence ATGGGATCACTGGCTAAAATCCGCGCAATGCGCGACTCCATGTCAAACCACGAACGTCGCATTGCCGATTTTCTTTTGGATAATGTGGAAATCGTGCGTTCGCACTCGTCCAAATCACTGGCTGAACAGGTTGGCGTATCCCAGTCGAGCGTGGTGAAGTTCAGCCAGAAGCTGGGCTACAGGGGCTATTCCGACTTCAAACTGTCATTGAGCGAATCCGTGGCGCGCTCCGCGATGCTGCCCCAGGCGATCCATGGTGATATTGCGTCGGACGATGATCTGGCTACGGTTGCCCGCAAGCTTATAAGTCGAAAAAACATCGCGCTGAATGAAACTGTGATGGCGAATTCGGAAGAGTCTCTTGTCCGGTCTGCGCAGGCGCTGCGCAAGGCGAAGCGTATTTTGCTATTTGGTGTAGGGGCGTCATCGCTGGTGGCACGGGACGTTGCTTACAAGTTGATGAAGCTGGGCAAGTCGGTACTGATCGAGAGCGATACCCATGTACAAGTGGCTAACGCGGCAACCCTGGGGAAGGGGGATCTGGTTTTTGCGATCTCGGAGTCCGGTCTTACCCAGGATGTAGTTCGCGTTGCGCAAGCAGGTGCGGCACAGGGGGCGGATGTTTTGTCGCTAACGCGCTTTACCCGTAACCCGCTTACTGAATTGGCCACCCACAGTTTGTACTGCGTTGCGAACGAATCGGAGGCGCGTAGTTCATCTATTCTCGCTCGCACGGCGCAATTTATGATCACTGACCTGCTGTTTATCCTCATTTCGCAAAAAGACGCTAAGGCAAATGAATTGTTTGAGCGCAGTCGCCAGGCGGTCGAGGTGCTCCGCAGCACGTAA
- a CDS encoding efflux RND transporter permease subunit, which produces MNSLIAWWARNPVAANLAMIGIFVAGLIGFMSMEREMDPQVRFPGLEIRVSWPSAAPQEVEEQIVARIEEAVSDMDNIEWVRSSSSEGSGEVYILAESNVDFSRFMNDVKIRVDGISSFPRDIEPPQVHQWVNRQEFIRVAVHGDLGERELKRLAEQLRREAATLPAVSVVNLFGTRMEEVSIEVSEKALRRYGMTFQEVADAIRKSSINQSAGTVRTEVGTYQLKVRNQADSEQEFGNIIVRQTADGGTIRVADVATVVDGFEDNEILATLNGEPAVLLQVMSTETMDILTASESIRNWIAKRNDTLPAGAKLTLWTDNAEDFKGRLETIGSSAFMGLFLVLLVLVFSLRPKVAFWVAFGIATAYAGAFVLLPSMGVSLNMLSTFAFLLVLGIVVDDAIVVGESIHTESHSPEHGNDEKGRLGAAVLGTQLVAKPVIFAVVTTIFAFLPWIFISGSTSEFTRHITWVVILALLFSLIESLFILPAHLRNLKPRTKLGRFGRIQKNIADRIIYFAQNHYRRIGQWAVDRRYLTLSIFITVMMLGFGMFGSGWVKKGFMPEIESDEVIVNVVMPEGAPYSRALEVLAQLQDAEKRLEQEVNERTDGKGVLIENWYTRSRRDSVMAIVKLAPPELRDMSAKDAALRLRELLGDIPDAKEVSVQYSFNNGGPGFELSIRHPDLDVLRTATADLEEQLRTYESLYDVRNNLEGASEEIRIELKPGATKLGLTLADVNRQVRQAYFGEEVQRLPRAGQDVKVMVRYPLESRRSIESLKDFRVRTSDGREVPLLAVAELHYAPGIKRIQRWNGNRAARVMADLKDDVRGDIMKDLNDNFFPNWEKRYPGIVRGAVGQAEGEKRFIQEVLGLYIMAFFGMYSLLAIAFRSYSQPILILIAIPFAFIGAIFGHAVTGMTMAIFSYFGIAAAAGVVVNDNLVLMDHCNRLREKGMAPLKAVVEAGVARFRPILLTTITTIVGLLPMMLERSIQAAFLQPIVVALAFGVFVAFFVTLLLVPAMYGIGVDINSLAARIKASVASKLSSKPHSVPPLNQINN; this is translated from the coding sequence TCGGGTTTATGAGTATGGAGCGGGAAATGGACCCCCAGGTTCGTTTCCCCGGCCTAGAGATCCGTGTCTCCTGGCCCAGCGCGGCGCCACAGGAAGTGGAAGAGCAAATCGTCGCCCGTATCGAAGAAGCCGTCAGCGATATGGACAATATCGAGTGGGTGCGCTCCTCTTCCTCCGAAGGCTCCGGTGAGGTGTACATCCTCGCCGAAAGTAATGTGGATTTCTCTCGCTTTATGAATGACGTGAAAATCCGTGTAGACGGTATCTCGTCGTTCCCTAGGGATATTGAACCCCCGCAGGTCCACCAGTGGGTAAACCGGCAGGAGTTTATCCGGGTCGCCGTGCACGGTGACCTCGGTGAGCGGGAACTGAAGCGGCTGGCAGAACAACTGCGACGCGAGGCAGCTACCCTGCCTGCTGTTTCCGTGGTGAACCTGTTCGGCACACGCATGGAGGAGGTCTCCATCGAGGTCAGCGAAAAGGCCCTGCGCCGCTACGGCATGACCTTTCAGGAAGTGGCCGATGCAATCCGCAAGAGTTCTATCAATCAGTCCGCCGGCACCGTACGTACCGAGGTGGGGACCTATCAGTTAAAGGTGCGCAATCAGGCAGACTCGGAACAGGAGTTCGGCAATATCATCGTGCGCCAGACCGCCGATGGCGGCACCATCCGGGTCGCGGATGTCGCCACCGTGGTGGACGGATTTGAAGACAATGAAATCCTCGCAACCCTGAACGGGGAGCCTGCGGTGCTTTTGCAGGTGATGAGCACCGAGACCATGGACATTCTCACGGCCTCTGAGTCCATCCGCAACTGGATCGCCAAGCGCAATGACACCCTGCCCGCTGGGGCAAAGCTCACTCTGTGGACCGACAACGCCGAGGACTTCAAGGGCCGTCTGGAAACCATCGGCTCCTCGGCTTTCATGGGGCTATTCCTGGTTCTGCTGGTACTGGTATTCAGTCTGCGCCCTAAAGTCGCATTCTGGGTCGCCTTCGGTATCGCCACCGCTTACGCCGGCGCATTTGTGCTGCTGCCCAGCATGGGGGTTTCCCTCAACATGCTGTCCACGTTTGCCTTCCTGCTTGTGCTCGGCATCGTTGTGGATGACGCAATTGTGGTGGGCGAAAGTATTCATACGGAGTCCCATAGCCCGGAACACGGCAACGATGAAAAAGGTCGCTTGGGCGCCGCGGTGCTCGGCACCCAGCTTGTCGCCAAACCGGTGATCTTTGCGGTGGTGACGACCATCTTTGCTTTCCTGCCATGGATTTTTATCAGCGGCTCCACCAGTGAGTTCACCCGCCATATCACCTGGGTGGTGATCCTCGCATTGCTGTTCTCACTGATCGAGTCCCTGTTTATCCTGCCGGCACACCTGCGCAACCTGAAGCCGCGCACCAAGCTCGGCCGATTCGGTCGCATCCAGAAAAATATTGCCGACCGCATTATCTATTTTGCCCAGAACCACTACCGTCGCATTGGCCAGTGGGCGGTTGATCGCCGCTACCTGACGCTGAGTATTTTCATCACCGTCATGATGCTTGGCTTCGGTATGTTCGGCAGCGGTTGGGTGAAGAAAGGCTTTATGCCCGAAATCGAGTCCGACGAAGTGATCGTCAATGTGGTCATGCCAGAGGGTGCACCCTATAGCCGTGCACTGGAAGTACTGGCGCAACTGCAGGATGCCGAAAAACGCCTTGAGCAGGAAGTGAACGAGCGCACCGACGGTAAAGGGGTTCTGATCGAAAACTGGTACACCCGTTCCCGTCGCGACAGCGTTATGGCCATCGTCAAACTGGCGCCACCGGAACTGCGCGATATGTCCGCCAAAGACGCCGCCCTGCGACTGCGTGAATTACTCGGTGATATCCCGGACGCAAAAGAGGTCTCGGTACAGTACTCGTTCAACAATGGCGGCCCCGGTTTCGAGCTCTCCATTCGCCATCCCGACCTGGATGTGCTGCGTACCGCGACCGCTGACCTGGAGGAGCAACTGCGCACATACGAAAGCCTTTACGACGTGCGCAACAACCTGGAGGGCGCTTCCGAAGAAATCCGCATCGAGTTGAAGCCGGGCGCCACCAAATTGGGGCTGACCCTGGCGGATGTGAACCGCCAGGTACGCCAGGCCTACTTTGGTGAAGAAGTTCAGCGCCTGCCACGGGCTGGTCAGGACGTCAAAGTGATGGTGCGTTATCCGCTGGAGTCCCGTCGCTCCATCGAAAGCCTGAAAGACTTTCGCGTGCGCACATCGGACGGACGCGAAGTGCCCCTGCTCGCCGTCGCCGAACTGCACTATGCGCCGGGTATCAAACGTATCCAGCGCTGGAACGGCAACCGCGCGGCGCGCGTGATGGCAGACCTGAAGGATGATGTGCGCGGCGACATCATGAAGGACCTGAATGACAACTTCTTCCCCAACTGGGAAAAGCGCTACCCGGGTATCGTCCGCGGTGCCGTGGGCCAGGCAGAGGGTGAGAAACGGTTTATCCAGGAAGTGCTCGGCCTGTACATCATGGCTTTCTTCGGCATGTACAGCCTGTTGGCCATCGCCTTCCGCAGCTACTCGCAGCCGATCCTGATCCTGATTGCCATTCCGTTCGCGTTCATCGGTGCGATCTTCGGCCACGCTGTTACCGGTATGACCATGGCAATCTTCAGCTACTTCGGTATCGCCGCCGCCGCGGGGGTGGTCGTCAATGACAACCTGGTGCTGATGGACCACTGCAACCGCCTGCGTGAAAAAGGTATGGCACCGCTCAAGGCTGTGGTAGAAGCCGGTGTTGCGCGTTTCCGCCCGATTCTGCTGACCACCATCACCACCATCGTCGGTCTGTTGCCAATGATGCTGGAGCGCAGTATTCAGGCGGCCTTCTTGCAACCCATTGTGGTGGCGCTTGCATTCGGTGTATTTGTCGCCTTCTTTGTGACCCTGTTACTGGTGCCGGCGATGTATGGGATCGGGGTGGATATCAACAGTCTCGCCGCTCGCATCAAAGCCAGTGTGGCGAGCAAGCTGAGTAGCAAGCCCCATTCGGTGCCGCCACTAAACCAGATCAATAACTAG